From the Fibrobacter sp. UWB11 genome, one window contains:
- a CDS encoding T9SS type A sorting domain-containing protein, with amino-acid sequence MNCIKTLIAVSLLGTAAFAAPGLTVSGTDLQYNGKKIFFSGTNLAWSDYNSDVGASPLDENAWRKAVEGTRAAGGNAIRWWLFNNMSQSPTIDETTHLVTGPKENTIANMKKALDIAEEYGVMVSMCLFSHNLMEPNQWGLYNEKLDITANELLFEDAGTKAFIDNVLIPVVKAIGNHKALMTWEVFNEPEGMTSECSGWTTKKMALAKIQKFTNKVAAAIHTTNPELLVSTGSVNIKYQKHWNDAALIEAGGEANGTLDFFQTHYYPYWQDNSVSPFVNTAAQMATKYSYDSKPMIIGEFPASGWAGNTYRSNFAAKTEITTEECYRKAFDGGYAGALAWQYIGDKTEANFGGYSYTIEPALDAMKKLAATEEASIKIKDVNIEGGNGGNGMMAVTYGADNGQVEYQNKGGWDLSGATTFTWTAKNNGSSDADIYLIFKLTDSWTWTETDGSCKVPAGEKVTCSIDISSFADRNKTLSITFANYAAGYTGTVIYDDIKAGATTLFDFNTDKYDAFKRGYENTEEMIPEIKIVFDENYVFGKTSLVKGKVAASSKFTINGDKIMLNTKAKGQVSVDVFGMNGRIIATLFNGKLSAGNYVFSLADMPKGQYIVRMKGAGLTATQPVIIK; translated from the coding sequence ATGAATTGCATCAAGACTTTAATCGCAGTTTCGCTTCTTGGAACAGCCGCATTTGCAGCTCCGGGACTCACCGTGAGTGGCACAGACCTTCAGTACAACGGAAAGAAAATTTTCTTCTCGGGTACAAACCTCGCTTGGAGCGACTACAATTCCGACGTGGGAGCCTCCCCTCTTGACGAAAACGCATGGCGCAAAGCCGTGGAAGGCACGCGTGCCGCAGGTGGTAACGCAATCCGTTGGTGGCTCTTTAACAACATGAGCCAAAGCCCGACAATTGACGAAACAACGCACTTGGTCACTGGCCCGAAGGAAAATACCATCGCCAACATGAAAAAAGCTTTGGACATTGCCGAAGAATACGGCGTGATGGTCTCGATGTGCCTCTTTAGCCACAACTTGATGGAACCGAACCAGTGGGGTCTTTACAACGAAAAGCTCGACATCACTGCTAACGAATTGCTTTTCGAAGACGCGGGCACCAAGGCGTTTATAGACAACGTTCTTATTCCGGTCGTAAAGGCTATTGGCAACCACAAGGCTCTCATGACTTGGGAAGTCTTTAACGAACCCGAGGGCATGACTAGCGAATGCAGCGGTTGGACCACAAAGAAGATGGCACTCGCCAAAATCCAGAAGTTTACGAACAAGGTTGCAGCGGCCATCCACACAACAAACCCGGAACTTCTCGTTTCGACGGGTAGCGTGAACATCAAGTATCAGAAGCATTGGAACGATGCAGCCCTCATCGAAGCGGGTGGCGAAGCGAATGGTACGCTCGACTTTTTCCAGACCCACTATTACCCGTACTGGCAAGACAATTCCGTAAGCCCGTTCGTAAACACTGCGGCCCAGATGGCAACAAAGTACAGCTACGACAGCAAGCCGATGATCATCGGTGAATTCCCGGCAAGCGGTTGGGCTGGCAATACATACCGCTCCAATTTTGCCGCAAAGACAGAAATTACAACGGAAGAATGCTACCGCAAGGCTTTTGACGGTGGTTATGCGGGTGCTCTCGCTTGGCAGTACATTGGCGACAAGACCGAAGCAAACTTTGGCGGTTACAGCTACACGATTGAACCTGCGCTCGATGCCATGAAGAAGCTCGCCGCAACGGAAGAAGCAAGCATCAAGATTAAGGATGTGAACATTGAAGGCGGCAATGGCGGAAACGGCATGATGGCTGTGACCTACGGTGCCGACAATGGCCAGGTGGAATACCAGAACAAGGGCGGTTGGGACCTTTCCGGTGCAACGACGTTTACGTGGACCGCAAAGAATAATGGTTCTTCTGACGCAGACATTTACCTCATCTTCAAGCTTACGGATTCTTGGACATGGACCGAAACGGATGGAAGCTGCAAGGTTCCGGCAGGCGAAAAGGTCACTTGCTCTATCGACATTTCTAGCTTTGCCGACCGCAACAAGACGCTCAGCATCACGTTTGCGAACTACGCCGCAGGCTACACCGGCACGGTGATTTACGATGACATCAAGGCTGGCGCCACGACACTCTTTGACTTCAATACCGACAAGTACGACGCCTTCAAGCGTGGTTACGAGAACACCGAAGAAATGATTCCAGAAATCAAGATTGTGTTCGATGAAAACTACGTTTTTGGAAAGACCAGCTTGGTCAAAGGAAAGGTCGCAGCATCGTCCAAGTTCACCATCAACGGCGACAAGATTATGCTCAACACAAAGGCTAAGGGCCAGGTCAGCGTCGACGTGTTCGGCATGAACGGAAGAATCATCGCCACGCTCTTTAACGGAAAGCTCAGCGCTGGTAATTACGTGTTCAGCCTTGCTGACATGCCGAAGGGCCAGTACATTGTTCGCATGAAGGGTGCAGGCCTCACAGCCACGCAGCCGGTGATTATCAAGTAA
- a CDS encoding glycosyl hydrolase, whose product MKNFNYTNFVATATVAALAGTAFAATPIRLEAEDAVLADDHKVVVITDAKASGGKSVDMKDGNLEFKVTVPATGYYTLWATYQIPSNSTNKIQNLTVNGVSAGQISFGISDEFTTIKGAGKIKLTAGENKIGIIHSWGYVNLDYIELTEYEASPWNLSPTPVTPEPTESAQKLYNFLLDNFGKRVISGVMTERPFENNGQYTPQNYETQTELKYIHDASGKNVVLVGFDFLHASGKNSEEQWYQGYTHASLEMAKTVWKAGGIPQFNWHWKDPTHEIEAFYTKSGNETSYTEFSINKAYDEASGKWKTDSDAYKAMVRDMEMIADSLLTLQKEGVAVLWRPLHEASGKWFWWGTDGAKPCVALYKLMFDIFVNKKGLHNLIWVWTTDEASDALDWYPGDEYVDVVGRDYYYYPRESNHSSLVGSFETVKEMFGGKKIVTLSENGSVPYPDEMKADGANWSWFMPWYGDYAMESWANDNNAESWKTVMNNDYTITLEDMPGWEKYQIVEVPTTGIKSVMAATKATANLVVIGKNLQISIPGIAAGATAKVAIFDMQGNQVVIRAINGANASINLNGIAVGQYLVKVQGKGFAQNGRILVK is encoded by the coding sequence ATGAAGAACTTTAACTACACAAATTTTGTCGCTACGGCAACTGTCGCAGCACTCGCAGGCACCGCTTTTGCGGCCACCCCCATCCGTTTAGAAGCCGAAGACGCCGTCCTTGCCGATGACCACAAAGTCGTCGTAATCACAGATGCCAAAGCTTCGGGCGGAAAGTCCGTCGATATGAAAGACGGCAATTTGGAATTCAAAGTAACAGTCCCCGCAACAGGCTATTACACGCTTTGGGCAACATACCAGATACCATCGAATTCAACCAACAAAATCCAGAACTTGACCGTCAATGGCGTTTCTGCAGGGCAGATTTCTTTTGGAATTTCTGACGAATTCACGACCATCAAGGGTGCGGGCAAAATCAAGCTCACCGCAGGTGAAAACAAAATAGGCATCATCCACAGCTGGGGTTACGTCAACCTCGACTATATCGAGCTCACCGAATACGAAGCTAGTCCGTGGAATCTTTCCCCGACGCCAGTCACGCCTGAACCGACCGAAAGCGCACAGAAGCTATACAACTTCTTGCTTGACAACTTCGGCAAGCGCGTGATTAGCGGTGTCATGACAGAACGCCCGTTCGAAAACAACGGCCAATATACACCACAAAACTACGAAACGCAAACCGAGCTCAAATACATTCACGATGCAAGCGGCAAGAACGTAGTTCTAGTTGGTTTTGACTTTTTGCACGCCTCCGGCAAGAATTCTGAAGAACAGTGGTATCAGGGCTACACACACGCTTCGCTAGAAATGGCAAAGACGGTCTGGAAAGCAGGCGGCATTCCGCAATTCAACTGGCATTGGAAAGATCCAACGCACGAAATCGAAGCATTCTACACAAAATCAGGCAACGAAACCTCATACACCGAATTCAGCATCAACAAAGCTTACGACGAAGCCTCCGGCAAATGGAAAACTGATAGCGATGCATACAAAGCTATGGTCCGCGACATGGAAATGATCGCCGATTCGCTTTTGACCTTGCAAAAAGAAGGGGTCGCTGTTCTTTGGCGCCCGCTCCACGAAGCCAGCGGAAAATGGTTCTGGTGGGGCACCGATGGCGCCAAGCCGTGCGTTGCTTTGTACAAGCTCATGTTCGATATTTTCGTGAACAAGAAAGGTTTGCACAACTTAATTTGGGTGTGGACTACCGACGAAGCAAGCGATGCTCTCGACTGGTATCCGGGCGATGAATACGTGGATGTTGTTGGTCGCGACTACTATTACTACCCGCGCGAATCCAATCACTCTAGCCTTGTGGGCAGCTTTGAAACAGTGAAGGAAATGTTCGGTGGCAAAAAAATTGTAACGCTCAGTGAAAACGGCTCCGTCCCCTACCCCGACGAAATGAAGGCTGATGGCGCCAACTGGAGTTGGTTCATGCCATGGTATGGTGATTACGCCATGGAAAGTTGGGCAAACGACAACAATGCCGAAAGCTGGAAAACCGTGATGAACAATGATTACACGATTACTCTCGAAGACATGCCGGGCTGGGAAAAATACCAGATTGTTGAAGTCCCGACGACGGGAATCAAGAGCGTTATGGCAGCAACAAAGGCTACCGCTAATTTAGTTGTAATCGGAAAGAATTTGCAGATTAGTATTCCGGGCATTGCTGCAGGTGCTACCGCAAAAGTCGCCATTTTCGACATGCAAGGCAATCAGGTGGTGATCCGTGCCATCAATGGTGCAAATGCTAGCATCAACTTGAACGGAATTGCGGTTGGGCAGTACCTCGTGAAAGTGCAAGGCAAAGGATTTGCACAAAACGGAAGGATTCTGGTAAAGTAA
- a CDS encoding glycosyl hydrolase, whose protein sequence is MECKLIAGACSAMAFATTVATTSVYAAPTTYEAEDLSGATVAEGTEFSGGKYAKPADASGITFTVKVEETAVYDITTKVFIKQYDWITSKIVVNGVDAGSLLTTPRNCDSTYVISASAKMKVGENKITVGNQSIGVDYITVEKHPDPEFKIGAAPVTPNASESARKVFSFLRENFMKKTISGMMISDQNFNYDYGNMKLLKPGECTPADSCKYSDAEVSWKGQTDIAEFYKRSGHYPAIGGFDMLFATGGHHEEGWFKGYTENNLAMTEELWKMGGIPTYTWHWKVGKDTVFYTKDTYPNNGFNASGCTEGVQGTSESNTCFNYTKAFKGEQCKEIDETSQEYKDIVADIDIVSGYFQELQDKGIAVVWRPLHEASGGWFWWGAGSPECYVQLYRLVFNRMVGTNKLNNLIWVWNINTDPKYGYDYSALNAAWYPGDEYVDIVAVDIYDPLNNHNSGANYFNKIISDVGTSKMIALSENGAIPDIDSIAEDKAYWSYWMTWSQTWSGNFLEKTPTDMWKKNLDDKRIIALDNMPGWDKMTVHNSVQKRTTKISNNINLAINGKNLSLSTATNGNATVTIFDMTGHRVATLLQGNISAGTHSFSLQSITAGNYIVKASVNNHTTMQVLRLK, encoded by the coding sequence ATGGAATGTAAATTAATCGCGGGCGCATGCTCCGCAATGGCTTTTGCCACAACAGTTGCAACAACATCAGTTTACGCGGCACCGACTACTTACGAAGCCGAAGACTTGAGCGGCGCCACCGTTGCTGAAGGCACAGAATTTTCAGGCGGCAAATACGCAAAGCCCGCCGATGCTAGCGGTATCACGTTTACGGTCAAAGTCGAAGAAACCGCCGTTTACGACATTACCACGAAAGTTTTCATCAAGCAATACGACTGGATTACCTCTAAAATCGTAGTGAACGGCGTTGACGCAGGTTCGCTCCTTACTACTCCGCGCAATTGCGATTCCACTTACGTCATCAGCGCATCGGCAAAGATGAAAGTCGGCGAAAACAAGATTACAGTGGGCAATCAATCCATTGGCGTCGACTACATCACCGTCGAAAAGCATCCTGATCCAGAATTCAAAATCGGAGCAGCCCCTGTAACGCCAAACGCTTCGGAATCTGCGCGTAAAGTATTCTCGTTCTTACGCGAGAACTTTATGAAAAAGACAATCAGTGGCATGATGATCAGCGACCAGAATTTTAATTACGATTATGGCAACATGAAACTTTTAAAGCCTGGTGAATGTACTCCGGCGGATTCCTGCAAATATAGCGATGCAGAAGTTTCATGGAAGGGTCAAACCGATATTGCCGAATTCTACAAACGTAGCGGCCATTACCCCGCTATTGGCGGATTCGACATGCTCTTTGCTACAGGCGGTCATCATGAAGAAGGTTGGTTCAAAGGTTACACCGAAAACAATCTTGCCATGACCGAAGAACTTTGGAAAATGGGCGGCATCCCGACTTATACTTGGCATTGGAAAGTCGGCAAAGACACCGTATTTTATACAAAAGATACTTATCCGAACAACGGATTTAACGCTAGCGGTTGTACAGAAGGCGTTCAAGGAACCTCCGAAAGCAACACATGCTTTAACTACACCAAGGCTTTCAAAGGCGAACAATGCAAAGAAATTGACGAAACCTCTCAAGAATATAAAGACATTGTCGCTGACATCGATATTGTTTCGGGATATTTCCAGGAACTGCAAGACAAGGGTATCGCTGTCGTATGGCGTCCGCTCCACGAAGCTAGCGGTGGTTGGTTCTGGTGGGGTGCAGGTAGCCCTGAATGTTATGTACAACTTTATCGATTGGTTTTCAACCGCATGGTCGGCACAAACAAGCTCAACAACTTGATTTGGGTTTGGAACATCAATACTGATCCGAAATACGGTTACGATTATAGTGCACTCAATGCAGCATGGTACCCCGGTGACGAATACGTCGACATTGTAGCCGTCGATATTTACGACCCGCTCAACAACCACAATTCCGGAGCCAACTACTTCAACAAAATCATAAGTGATGTAGGTACAAGCAAGATGATTGCTTTGAGCGAAAACGGAGCCATTCCAGACATCGACAGCATCGCCGAAGACAAAGCCTATTGGAGCTACTGGATGACATGGAGCCAGACTTGGAGCGGAAACTTCTTGGAAAAGACCCCCACGGACATGTGGAAAAAGAATCTTGATGACAAACGCATTATCGCTCTCGACAACATGCCGGGTTGGGACAAAATGACCGTACACAATTCCGTTCAAAAGCGTACTACCAAAATTTCAAACAACATAAATCTTGCTATAAATGGTAAAAATTTGTCACTTTCAACAGCCACTAACGGCAACGCCACAGTCACTATTTTTGACATGACCGGGCACCGTGTTGCAACGCTTTTGCAGGGAAATATTTCGGCCGGAACTCATAGCTTTAGCTTGCAATCCATCACAGCAGGAAACTACATTGTAAAAGCAAGTGTCAACAATCACACTACAATGCAAGTTTTGCGTTTAAAATAG
- a CDS encoding type II toxin-antitoxin system RelE/ParE family toxin: protein MREILAYEGPCFTVEWYYDENGTSQAFDYFNRLGDAQKRKVLMLFKRIGDSGKISDITKFRNEGDKIYAFKPQPDRFLSFFYVGKKIIITNAFCKKSQKLPENEKQRAIFSMQSYNTRVQKGEYYEEG, encoded by the coding sequence ATGAGAGAAATTTTAGCTTATGAAGGTCCGTGCTTTACTGTAGAATGGTATTACGATGAAAATGGTACAAGTCAGGCGTTTGACTATTTCAATAGATTAGGTGATGCGCAAAAGCGTAAAGTACTAATGTTGTTTAAAAGAATAGGTGATTCAGGAAAAATTTCAGATATAACCAAGTTCAGGAATGAAGGTGATAAGATTTATGCATTCAAACCACAACCGGATCGATTTCTTTCCTTCTTTTATGTCGGGAAGAAAATTATCATAACGAATGCGTTTTGCAAAAAATCGCAAAAGCTTCCTGAAAACGAAAAACAAAGGGCAATATTTTCTATGCAAAGCTATAACACTCGTGTACAGAAGGGAGAGTATTATGAAGAAGGCTAA
- a CDS encoding aldose 1-epimerase — MSNFKLISRPLGTVQCYVLQRDDGAEFEILSGYGAGLNAWRIPDSKSGKLADLLFGYREGDDIYKMGPDTNAGCRLAPFPGRVAYAKFNWNGSVYQLVNNVSWAPHALHGFLQNKEWKFVSFESDNEKCTATFGIDWPGAFTGFPFPFRAINKITFTGESYSVESTVTNIGKGDLPYSEGWHPYYTLGEKINNLVMKLPETDLALLDKADIPTGEFKPDTRFVGGRLINEEFINDCFVLKNEQNFENILATTELKSDSKTLQIWQKAGKEQYNTIQIYTPPDRMSIAIEPMTAEPDTLNHHRGLIVIKPGESRTFSFGASIQKNA; from the coding sequence ATGAGCAACTTCAAACTTATTTCCCGTCCTTTGGGCACTGTGCAGTGCTACGTTTTGCAGCGCGACGACGGCGCTGAATTTGAAATTTTAAGCGGATACGGTGCAGGCCTCAACGCCTGGCGCATTCCCGACAGCAAGAGCGGTAAACTTGCCGACCTCCTTTTCGGCTACCGCGAAGGCGATGACATTTACAAAATGGGGCCCGACACAAACGCCGGTTGCCGACTCGCCCCCTTCCCGGGACGCGTGGCCTATGCCAAGTTCAATTGGAACGGGAGCGTTTACCAGCTCGTGAACAACGTGAGCTGGGCCCCGCACGCGCTCCATGGATTCTTGCAAAACAAAGAATGGAAGTTCGTGAGTTTCGAAAGCGATAACGAAAAATGCACGGCAACATTCGGCATCGACTGGCCGGGTGCATTTACCGGATTCCCATTCCCCTTCCGCGCCATTAACAAGATTACGTTCACCGGCGAAAGTTACAGTGTCGAATCGACCGTCACGAACATCGGCAAGGGCGACCTCCCCTATTCCGAAGGTTGGCACCCCTATTACACGCTCGGCGAAAAAATCAACAATCTCGTCATGAAGCTCCCCGAAACGGACCTCGCCCTCCTCGACAAAGCCGATATTCCGACAGGTGAATTCAAACCGGATACCCGTTTTGTAGGCGGCCGGCTCATCAACGAAGAATTCATCAACGACTGCTTCGTTCTCAAAAATGAGCAAAATTTTGAGAACATTTTAGCCACCACGGAACTCAAAAGCGATTCCAAAACTCTCCAAATTTGGCAAAAAGCCGGTAAAGAACAATATAACACCATCCAGATTTATACTCCACCCGACCGCATGAGCATCGCCATCGAACCGATGACCGCGGAACCCGATACTTTAAACCATCACAGAGGTTTAATCGTTATCAAGCCGGGTGAATCTCGTACATTCAGTTTTGGGGCAAGTATCCAGAAAAACGCCTAA
- a CDS encoding helix-turn-helix transcriptional regulator, which produces MKKAKSTFERIMSDPKQKKAFEKEYANFLLSELILDAMAEQDVSVRALSKASGISTSVIQNLRAMQPVNITLKTLNALLSTLGYELVARKGNHCVNLSAP; this is translated from the coding sequence ATGAAGAAGGCTAAATCGACATTTGAAAGGATCATGTCCGACCCGAAACAAAAGAAAGCCTTTGAAAAGGAATATGCAAATTTCCTTTTGTCTGAGCTTATTTTAGATGCCATGGCGGAACAGGATGTTAGTGTTCGTGCTTTATCGAAAGCGTCTGGAATTTCGACATCGGTGATTCAAAATCTACGAGCCATGCAACCGGTGAACATAACCTTAAAGACGTTGAATGCTTTGCTTTCGACTCTTGGTTATGAACTTGTTGCACGAAAAGGAAATCACTGCGTAAATCTTTCAGCGCCTTGA
- a CDS encoding glycosyl hydrolase: protein MGFKKVFLACSLSAACSVFAAQYEAESATLSGDAAAASSTAASGGKYVKMNGGDITFSKVVAEKAGKYTIVIHYMNNYGGSKINNVEVGGASSAVTFDETDKGKFADVETVMNLAAGENTIAITNSWGWIDVDYIEIKGYEAKAFNLCNAPVTKTATPSAIKLYNFLVNNFGKKTISGVMTGNMDAYTKGDATQHEDVQAVFKAGGKYPALVGVDLMNATGASKDNSWFQEYTEKAIDIAKSTWKKGGILAFTWHWRPGEEENFYVKGANDNYTEFDFTEAFVTGTTNWDTVSTAYKALVADIDLVSKIFLDLQKEGIAAIFRPLHESGGNWFWWSTHTGKQFAALYQLLYERMVFTNGVNNLIWDFNPKDAATMSWTPGETYYDVLSVDIYNNANDHQSNSAAFIDLTNKAGTNKIISLSENGPIPDVDKMYEDGATWSWWMPWYESPSWNGGYVSQTAANVWTKNLADERIITLDKMPGWDNYNEAAAATNVCPTSTQNAKFGADTAKANPENVDLVMGVTYKAINDSGANIQYTKVPNLTGAKSIAVTIENKGSGGEMNGIWIGMAFVRDGSADKAWTWEQSPSDGCWLNDGAKATCEFAIETYTDDAGVEHPMDLDKLFSVTFILAGANGFEGTVLFDNMVTDNGIIINGFNKKTELFTAADQSKGHIASIELYNKDGTPATPSSIKPIAATKKAGIRMNGTSIAFTASKAGFASIDVFNMNGKREATLYRGTLSAGEHSFSLKNLSKGQYILRVKGNGIAASKPILVK from the coding sequence ATGGGATTCAAAAAGGTTTTCTTAGCATGCAGTCTTTCCGCAGCATGTTCCGTTTTTGCAGCACAATACGAAGCTGAAAGCGCAACCCTTTCCGGGGACGCAGCCGCAGCCTCTAGCACAGCAGCTTCTGGCGGCAAATACGTCAAAATGAACGGTGGCGACATCACATTCTCTAAAGTCGTAGCCGAAAAAGCGGGCAAATACACCATCGTCATCCATTACATGAATAACTACGGTGGTTCCAAGATCAACAACGTAGAAGTTGGCGGAGCCTCTTCCGCAGTCACATTCGACGAGACGGACAAGGGCAAATTTGCCGACGTCGAAACGGTCATGAACCTCGCCGCCGGTGAGAACACCATCGCTATCACCAATAGCTGGGGATGGATCGACGTGGACTATATCGAAATCAAGGGCTATGAAGCAAAGGCATTCAACCTCTGCAACGCCCCGGTCACAAAAACCGCTACCCCGTCCGCCATCAAGCTTTATAACTTCCTCGTCAACAACTTTGGCAAAAAGACCATTTCTGGCGTGATGACCGGCAACATGGATGCCTACACCAAGGGCGACGCCACCCAGCACGAAGACGTTCAGGCCGTATTCAAGGCAGGCGGCAAGTACCCCGCACTTGTTGGAGTCGACCTGATGAACGCTACCGGCGCAAGCAAGGACAACAGCTGGTTCCAGGAATATACCGAAAAGGCCATCGATATCGCCAAGAGCACCTGGAAAAAGGGCGGCATTCTGGCATTCACATGGCACTGGCGTCCAGGTGAAGAAGAGAACTTCTATGTCAAAGGCGCAAATGACAACTACACCGAATTCGACTTCACCGAAGCTTTCGTGACCGGCACGACCAATTGGGATACAGTTTCGACCGCTTACAAGGCTCTCGTCGCAGACATTGACCTCGTTTCCAAAATCTTCCTTGACCTCCAGAAAGAAGGCATTGCCGCCATCTTCCGCCCGTTGCATGAATCTGGTGGCAACTGGTTCTGGTGGAGCACGCATACCGGCAAGCAGTTCGCCGCACTCTACCAGTTGCTCTACGAACGCATGGTTTTCACGAACGGCGTAAACAACCTCATTTGGGACTTTAACCCGAAGGACGCCGCCACGATGTCCTGGACTCCGGGCGAAACCTACTATGACGTGTTGAGCGTAGACATTTACAACAATGCAAACGATCACCAAAGCAACAGCGCCGCATTCATCGATCTCACGAACAAGGCAGGCACAAACAAGATTATCTCCCTCAGCGAAAACGGCCCGATTCCTGACGTCGACAAGATGTACGAAGACGGTGCCACTTGGAGCTGGTGGATGCCGTGGTACGAATCCCCGAGCTGGAACGGTGGCTACGTAAGCCAGACCGCAGCCAATGTGTGGACAAAGAACCTTGCCGACGAACGCATCATCACCCTCGACAAAATGCCGGGCTGGGACAACTATAACGAAGCGGCCGCAGCAACTAACGTTTGCCCGACTTCTACGCAGAACGCCAAGTTCGGCGCAGACACCGCCAAGGCTAATCCGGAAAATGTTGACCTTGTCATGGGCGTGACCTACAAGGCTATCAACGATAGCGGCGCTAACATCCAGTACACCAAGGTTCCGAACTTGACTGGAGCAAAGAGCATTGCAGTCACGATCGAAAACAAGGGTTCCGGAGGCGAAATGAATGGCATCTGGATTGGCATGGCATTTGTCCGCGACGGTTCCGCCGATAAGGCATGGACCTGGGAACAGTCACCGTCTGACGGCTGCTGGCTCAACGACGGCGCCAAAGCCACTTGCGAATTTGCCATCGAGACTTACACCGATGACGCAGGCGTTGAACACCCGATGGACCTCGACAAGCTTTTCTCCGTCACCTTCATCTTGGCTGGCGCTAACGGATTCGAAGGCACGGTGCTCTTTGACAACATGGTCACGGACAACGGCATCATCATCAACGGATTCAACAAGAAGACGGAACTATTCACCGCCGCAGACCAGAGCAAGGGCCACATCGCAAGTATCGAGCTCTATAACAAGGACGGCACTCCGGCAACTCCTTCCTCTATCAAGCCGATTGCAGCAACAAAGAAGGCCGGAATCCGCATGAACGGAACTAGCATCGCCTTTACCGCAAGCAAGGCAGGCTTTGCAAGCATCGACGTATTCAACATGAACGGCAAGCGCGAAGCAACACTCTACCGAGGCACCCTCAGCGCAGGCGAACATTCGTTCAGCCTCAAGAACCTCTCCAAAGGTCAATACATACTCCGCGTAAAGGGCAACGGAATCGCAGCCTCCAAGCCGATTCTTGTCAAGTAA